The following are encoded in a window of Sphingobium sp. AP49 genomic DNA:
- a CDS encoding PAS domain-containing protein, which yields MAEGRGLATDRAALLALYDLDAGGFQTLDDITAFAAQLCNAPIALVSIVEDVRQRFLARTGLDAEETPRDVSFCALAMLGQDIFVIPDATGDVRFIDNALVTGPPHIRFYAGAPLWGADGEPLGALCVIDTVPRADLTPLQRQGLALLARQVMVELEGRRRDRDVILQQRLDAAAVADSDRMFRTLADTMPQMVWSTLPDGYHDYYNARWYEYTGVPAGSTDGDAWNGMFHPDDQPHAWERWRHSLASGEAYEIEYRLRHHRGDYRWTLGRALPIRGPDGAIIRWIGTCTEIHEQKLMMEERELIAHELSHRIKNIFSVIAGLIALTAREHSGMREGADDLRDRILALGRAHDFVRPHGDNFQPTPKQGSLHGVLAQILAPYGGRIILAGEDPAVDDRSATPLALVFHELATNAAKYGALSRPQGQVRLHIAAGAEAFRVDWREEGGPAVVPSVVEGFGSRLIALSIERQLGGRVERQWQADGLQVTLSIPRRSMSRAAAGTA from the coding sequence ATGGCTGAGGGGCGGGGCCTGGCAACGGATCGGGCGGCGCTACTGGCGCTCTATGATCTGGATGCCGGCGGTTTCCAGACCCTGGACGACATTACCGCTTTTGCGGCGCAATTATGTAACGCGCCGATCGCGCTGGTCAGCATCGTGGAGGATGTGCGCCAGCGCTTTCTGGCGCGTACGGGGCTCGATGCCGAGGAGACGCCGCGCGATGTCTCCTTCTGCGCTCTTGCCATGCTGGGCCAGGATATTTTCGTCATTCCCGATGCTACGGGCGATGTACGTTTCATCGATAATGCGCTGGTCACCGGTCCGCCGCATATCCGTTTCTATGCCGGTGCGCCTTTATGGGGCGCGGACGGCGAGCCGCTGGGCGCACTGTGCGTGATCGATACCGTACCGCGCGCCGACTTGACGCCTTTGCAGCGACAGGGGTTGGCTTTGCTTGCTCGGCAGGTGATGGTGGAACTGGAGGGGCGCCGGCGCGATCGCGACGTGATCTTGCAGCAACGGTTGGATGCGGCGGCGGTCGCCGATAGCGATCGGATGTTCCGGACGCTAGCCGATACCATGCCGCAGATGGTCTGGTCGACGCTGCCCGACGGCTATCATGATTATTATAATGCCCGTTGGTATGAATATACCGGTGTACCGGCCGGTTCCACGGACGGTGACGCATGGAACGGCATGTTCCATCCGGACGATCAGCCGCATGCCTGGGAAAGATGGCGTCACAGCCTGGCAAGCGGAGAGGCGTATGAGATCGAATATCGGTTGCGCCACCACCGCGGTGACTATCGCTGGACGCTGGGCAGGGCCTTGCCGATCCGGGGACCCGATGGCGCGATCATACGTTGGATCGGCACCTGTACCGAGATTCACGAACAGAAGCTGATGATGGAAGAGCGCGAATTGATCGCGCATGAACTGTCCCATCGGATCAAGAATATCTTTTCGGTGATTGCCGGGTTGATCGCCCTGACAGCGCGCGAGCATTCTGGCATGCGTGAAGGGGCGGACGATCTGCGCGACCGCATCCTGGCGCTGGGGCGCGCGCATGATTTCGTACGGCCCCACGGCGATAATTTCCAGCCAACGCCGAAGCAGGGCAGTCTGCATGGCGTCCTGGCACAGATTCTGGCCCCCTATGGCGGGCGCATAATCCTGGCCGGTGAAGATCCCGCAGTGGATGATCGTTCGGCCACGCCCCTGGCACTGGTCTTTCATGAACTGGCGACCAATGCCGCCAAATATGGTGCCTTGTCCCGACCCCAGGGCCAGGTCCGGCTGCATATCGCTGCAGGGGCAGAGGCGTTCCGTGTCGACTGGCGGGAGGAAGGCGGCCCTGCTGTGGTGCCGAGTGTCGTGGAAGGCTTTGGCAGCCGGCTGATCGCGCTGAGTATCGAGCGTCAGTTAGGTGGTCGGGTCGAGCGCCAATGGCAAGCCGACGGTCTGCAGGTTACCCTCTCGATCCCGCGGCGCTCCATGAGCCGTGCGGCGGCAGGAACGGCGTAA
- a CDS encoding response regulator, with protein sequence MAKKILIVEDEIFVALEIEQIVQDAGFDVGAIAADREAALGAAAECDIALVDLNLRDGPTGPSIGMELASRFGIRVIYVTANPAQIGTASAAALGVITKPFRAHSIAATIQLAASDMPALETAEIVGFTPFLPPHGSWSAAGSRG encoded by the coding sequence ATGGCCAAGAAGATTCTCATCGTCGAGGACGAGATTTTCGTCGCATTGGAAATTGAGCAGATCGTGCAGGATGCCGGCTTCGATGTCGGCGCGATTGCGGCTGACCGGGAAGCGGCGCTTGGTGCTGCGGCGGAATGCGATATTGCGCTCGTTGACCTCAATCTGCGGGATGGGCCTACCGGTCCGAGCATCGGCATGGAATTGGCCAGCCGCTTCGGCATCCGCGTGATCTATGTGACCGCCAACCCGGCGCAGATCGGCACGGCATCCGCCGCAGCCCTGGGCGTCATTACCAAACCCTTCCGCGCACATAGTATTGCCGCCACAATCCAGCTAGCCGCGAGCGACATGCCCGCACTCGAAACGGCGGAAATTGTCGGCTTTACGCCGTTCCTGCCGCCGCACGGCTCATGGAGCGCCGCGGGATCGAGAGGGTAA
- the ruvC gene encoding crossover junction endodeoxyribonuclease RuvC translates to MIILGLDPGLGTTGWGLISADGNRLAHVGNGQIKTDSAMSLATRLMALDLALTDLILEHRPDGAAVEEVFVNVNPQSTLKLGQARGVILLNAARSGMEVGEYAARLVKKSVVGVGNASKDQVHAMVQRLLPGVKIVGSDAADALAVAITHAHHLASARRIPMR, encoded by the coding sequence ATGATCATCCTGGGCCTGGATCCAGGCCTCGGCACGACGGGCTGGGGCCTGATTTCCGCCGACGGCAACCGTCTGGCCCATGTCGGCAATGGCCAGATCAAGACGGATAGCGCCATGTCGCTGGCGACGCGGCTGATGGCCCTCGACCTGGCCTTGACCGACCTCATCCTCGAACACCGGCCCGACGGCGCGGCGGTCGAGGAGGTGTTCGTCAACGTCAATCCGCAATCGACGCTGAAGCTGGGCCAGGCGCGCGGCGTCATCCTGCTGAACGCCGCACGTTCCGGCATGGAAGTCGGCGAATATGCCGCCCGACTGGTCAAGAAATCGGTCGTAGGCGTCGGCAATGCGTCGAAGGATCAGGTCCATGCCATGGTCCAGCGGCTATTGCCGGGGGTGAAGATCGTTGGATCGGACGCCGCCGACGCCCTTGCGGTGGCAATTACCCATGCCCATCATCTGGCGAGCGCACGACGCATACCCATGCGTTGA
- a CDS encoding YebC/PmpR family DNA-binding transcriptional regulator — translation MAGHSKFKNIMHRKGAQDKKRSSMFSKLSREITVAAKMGMPDVDMNPRLRLAVNAAKAQSMPKDNIQRAIDKAIGGDMENYEEIRYEGYGPGGVAIIVEALTDNRNRTATNVRTAFAKNGGNLGASGAVSHGFDRLGLITYPASAGDADAIFEAALEAGADDVSSNEDEHEIWTAMDALHEVAKALEAKLGPAEGAKLAWKPQTTLEVDEANAATLLKLVDTLEDDDDVQTVWGNYEVSDAVMEKLG, via the coding sequence GTGGCCGGCCATTCCAAATTCAAGAACATCATGCATCGCAAGGGCGCGCAGGACAAGAAGCGCTCGTCGATGTTCTCCAAGCTCAGCCGCGAAATCACCGTCGCGGCCAAGATGGGCATGCCCGATGTGGACATGAACCCGCGCCTGCGCCTGGCGGTCAACGCGGCCAAGGCCCAGTCGATGCCCAAGGACAATATCCAGCGCGCGATCGACAAGGCGATCGGCGGCGACATGGAGAATTACGAGGAAATCCGCTATGAGGGCTATGGCCCTGGCGGCGTCGCCATCATCGTCGAGGCGCTGACCGACAATCGCAACCGTACCGCGACCAACGTCCGCACCGCCTTCGCCAAGAATGGCGGCAATCTGGGCGCGTCGGGCGCCGTGAGCCATGGTTTCGATCGCCTGGGCCTGATCACCTATCCCGCCAGCGCCGGCGATGCCGACGCGATCTTCGAGGCAGCCCTGGAAGCGGGCGCGGACGATGTTTCGTCGAACGAAGACGAGCATGAGATCTGGACCGCAATGGACGCGCTGCACGAAGTCGCCAAGGCGCTGGAAGCCAAGCTTGGCCCGGCAGAGGGCGCCAAGCTCGCCTGGAAGCCGCAGACCACTCTCGAAGTCGATGAAGCCAATGCTGCAACGCTGCTGAAGCTGGTCGACACGCTGGAAGATGATGACGACGTCCAGACGGTCTGGGGCAATTACGAAGTGTCCGACGCGGTGATGGAGAAGCTGGGCTAA
- a CDS encoding heavy metal-binding domain-containing protein, whose amino-acid sequence MTDIIVSTTSRLEGRPAQDYLGIVTGEVILGANLFRDLFASVRDIVGGRSGAYEDVLQRARGEAIEEMKGNARKLGANAVVGVDLDYEVIGANGSMLMVSASGTAIRY is encoded by the coding sequence ATGACCGACATCATCGTCAGCACCACCAGCCGCCTGGAAGGCCGTCCCGCCCAGGATTATCTGGGCATCGTCACCGGCGAGGTGATCTTGGGTGCCAATCTCTTCCGCGATCTCTTCGCCAGCGTGCGCGACATCGTCGGTGGCCGATCGGGCGCCTATGAGGATGTGTTGCAACGCGCCCGGGGCGAAGCGATCGAGGAGATGAAGGGCAATGCCCGCAAGCTGGGCGCCAATGCCGTCGTCGGCGTCGACCTGGATTATGAAGTGATCGGCGCCAATGGATCGATGCTGATGGTCTCAGCCTCGGGCACCGCCATTCGCTATTGA
- a CDS encoding DUF2312 domain-containing protein, which translates to MSEGNIAADQLRLLIERIERLEEEKKGIGDDIKDVYLEAKATGYDPKIMRQIIRLRKMQPHDRQEMEAILQTYLSALGME; encoded by the coding sequence ATGAGCGAGGGCAATATCGCGGCCGACCAGCTGCGCCTTCTGATCGAGCGCATCGAGCGCCTGGAAGAAGAAAAGAAGGGTATCGGCGACGATATCAAGGACGTCTATCTGGAAGCCAAGGCGACCGGTTACGATCCCAAGATCATGCGCCAGATCATCCGCCTGCGTAAAATGCAGCCGCATGATCGCCAGGAAATGGAAGCGATTCTGCAGACCTACCTGTCCGCGCTGGGCATGGAATAA
- a CDS encoding DUF1244 domain-containing protein has product MTDNILSDAVAATAFRRLIAHLQHRTDVQNIDLMGNAGFCRNCLADWIAEADGNLTRDQAREIIHGMPFADWKTRHQGEATPEQIARMQESVAKNADNH; this is encoded by the coding sequence GTGACCGATAACATACTCAGCGACGCCGTCGCTGCAACCGCCTTCCGTCGCTTGATCGCGCATTTGCAGCATCGCACCGACGTTCAGAACATCGATCTGATGGGAAATGCGGGATTTTGCCGCAACTGCTTGGCCGACTGGATTGCCGAGGCCGACGGCAATCTGACGCGCGACCAGGCGCGCGAGATCATCCACGGCATGCCCTTTGCCGATTGGAAGACGCGCCACCAGGGCGAGGCAACTCCCGAGCAGATCGCCAGGATGCAGGAGAGCGTGGCGAAGAACGCCGACAATCATTAG
- the pyk gene encoding pyruvate kinase — protein sequence MTQLPPRSRKVRILATLGPASESAEMIRALFVAGADAFRVNMSHGAHEDHAARIATIRGLEKEFARPTTILADLQGPKLRVGVFEKGLVVLETGAPFVLDRDDTPGNVQRVNLPHPEIYAALVPETRLLLDDGKLVLRVKAVTDTRIDTIVEIGGTLSNRKGVNVPDVVVPVPALTDKDRRDLSFAVEQGCDWIALSFVQRPEDLAEARKLMGGYGALMAKIEKPSAVQRLEEIIEMADGVMVARGDLGVELPPQAVPPLQKQIVATARRMGRPVVVATQMLESMIKAPTPTRAEVSDVATAVYDGADAIMLSAETAAGDWPVEAVTMMDSIAHSVERDPGYFARLHFTETRPDPTTADALAEAAGGIVSVVGASAITCFTSSGSTVRRVARERPSAPILALTPRADTARKLGLTWGVHAIRTKDIGNFEEMIGKARRMALRHDMTVKGGKIVVLAGVPFGTPGSTNVLHVATVRGDELKGRDEG from the coding sequence ATGACACAGCTACCGCCCCGCTCGCGCAAGGTCCGCATTCTCGCGACCCTCGGCCCCGCCAGCGAGAGCGCAGAGATGATTCGCGCCTTGTTCGTCGCGGGTGCCGACGCCTTTCGAGTCAATATGAGCCATGGGGCGCATGAAGACCATGCCGCCAGGATCGCGACGATTCGGGGGCTGGAAAAGGAATTTGCGCGACCCACGACCATCCTCGCCGATCTTCAAGGTCCCAAGTTGCGGGTGGGCGTCTTTGAAAAGGGCCTAGTGGTGCTGGAAACCGGCGCGCCCTTCGTGCTGGATCGCGACGATACGCCGGGCAATGTCCAGCGCGTAAACCTGCCGCATCCGGAAATCTATGCTGCGCTCGTGCCTGAGACCCGGCTGTTGCTGGACGACGGCAAGCTGGTGCTGCGGGTGAAGGCGGTCACCGATACGCGGATCGACACGATCGTGGAGATTGGCGGCACCCTGTCCAACCGCAAGGGGGTCAATGTGCCCGACGTGGTCGTGCCGGTGCCGGCGCTGACCGACAAGGACCGCCGCGATCTCAGCTTTGCGGTTGAGCAGGGCTGTGACTGGATCGCGCTCAGCTTCGTGCAGCGGCCCGAAGATCTGGCCGAAGCGCGCAAGCTGATGGGCGGCTATGGCGCATTGATGGCGAAGATCGAGAAGCCTTCGGCCGTGCAGCGGCTGGAAGAGATTATCGAGATGGCCGACGGCGTGATGGTCGCGCGCGGCGATCTGGGCGTCGAACTGCCGCCGCAGGCGGTGCCGCCTTTGCAGAAGCAGATCGTCGCCACGGCGCGCCGCATGGGCCGTCCGGTGGTGGTCGCGACGCAGATGCTCGAATCGATGATCAAGGCGCCGACGCCGACTCGTGCGGAAGTGTCGGACGTGGCGACCGCTGTCTATGACGGGGCCGACGCGATCATGCTGTCGGCCGAGACGGCGGCGGGCGACTGGCCGGTCGAGGCGGTGACGATGATGGATAGCATCGCCCATAGCGTGGAGCGCGACCCGGGCTATTTCGCCCGCCTGCACTTTACCGAGACACGCCCCGACCCCACGACCGCCGACGCACTGGCGGAGGCGGCCGGCGGCATCGTGTCGGTGGTGGGGGCAAGCGCCATCACCTGCTTCACCTCGTCGGGCAGCACTGTGCGCCGGGTTGCGCGCGAACGGCCTTCCGCGCCGATTCTGGCGCTGACGCCGCGCGCCGATACCGCGCGCAAGCTGGGGCTGACCTGGGGCGTCCATGCCATCCGCACAAAGGATATCGGCAATTTCGAGGAGATGATCGGCAAGGCCAGGCGCATGGCCTTGCGCCATGACATGACGGTCAAGGGTGGCAAGATCGTGGTGCTGGCCGGCGTTCCCTTCGGTACGCCCGGTTCAACCAACGTGCTGCATGTCGCCACCGTGCGCGGCGATGAGCTCAAGGGACGCGACGAGGGCTGA
- the ykgO gene encoding type B 50S ribosomal protein L36, which produces MKIRNSLKSLKGRHRDNRVIRRRGRTYVINKTNRRFKARQG; this is translated from the coding sequence ATGAAGATCCGCAACTCGCTCAAGTCGCTCAAGGGCCGCCACCGGGACAACCGCGTGATCCGTCGTCGTGGCCGCACCTACGTCATCAACAAGACCAACCGCCGCTTCAAGGCCCGCCAGGGCTAA
- a CDS encoding M14-type cytosolic carboxypeptidase — protein MTISISSAFDSGNIRVLSITDSPAGVRAELEIVKDKDSDFYQWFHFRLAGAAGREVELAIVNCAGSAYPDGWPGYKARMSEDRENWLQADTDYSDGTLTIRLSPDSNAVWLAYFAPYSMERHHDLVAWAACQPGVEHRELGLTLDGQPLDMLSVGEGPKNIWLYARQHPGESMAEWWMEGALERLTDDEDAVARKLRQKATFHIVPNMNPDGSRRGHLRTNAAGVNLNREWHEPSMDKSPEVFLVRAAMDETGIDFAMDVHGDEAIPAVFLAGFEGIPSITDRQLSLYHRYRDTLAARTPDFQTRLGYPVAGGGKANLAMSTNQLAERFGAVAMTLEMPFKDNDDLPDADFGWSPARSAQLGKDCLAVLAEMIDDI, from the coding sequence ATGACCATCTCCATTTCGAGCGCCTTCGACAGCGGCAACATCCGCGTTCTTTCCATCACCGATAGCCCCGCCGGCGTCCGCGCCGAACTGGAGATCGTCAAGGACAAGGACAGCGACTTCTACCAATGGTTTCATTTCCGTCTGGCGGGCGCCGCCGGACGGGAGGTGGAACTGGCGATCGTCAATTGCGCGGGTTCGGCCTATCCGGATGGCTGGCCGGGCTACAAGGCGCGGATGAGCGAGGATCGCGAGAACTGGCTGCAGGCCGATACCGACTATAGCGATGGCACCCTGACCATCCGCCTCTCGCCCGACAGCAATGCCGTCTGGCTCGCTTATTTCGCGCCCTATTCGATGGAGCGCCATCATGACCTCGTCGCCTGGGCCGCCTGCCAGCCGGGCGTCGAGCATCGCGAGCTGGGCCTGACGCTGGACGGCCAGCCGCTCGACATGCTGAGCGTCGGCGAAGGCCCCAAGAATATCTGGCTCTATGCCCGCCAGCATCCCGGCGAGAGCATGGCGGAATGGTGGATGGAAGGCGCGCTGGAGCGGCTGACCGACGACGAGGACGCCGTCGCCCGCAAATTGCGGCAGAAGGCGACCTTCCACATCGTCCCTAACATGAACCCGGACGGCAGCCGGCGCGGCCATCTGCGCACCAATGCAGCGGGCGTGAATCTCAACCGCGAATGGCATGAGCCGTCGATGGACAAGAGTCCGGAAGTTTTTCTGGTCCGCGCGGCGATGGACGAGACCGGTATCGATTTCGCCATGGACGTGCATGGCGACGAGGCGATCCCGGCGGTGTTCCTGGCCGGGTTCGAGGGCATTCCCTCGATCACCGACCGGCAGCTCTCGCTCTATCATCGCTATCGCGACACGCTGGCGGCCCGCACGCCCGATTTCCAGACGCGCCTCGGCTATCCGGTGGCGGGTGGCGGCAAGGCCAATCTTGCCATGTCGACCAACCAGTTGGCTGAGCGATTCGGCGCCGTCGCGATGACGCTGGAAATGCCGTTCAAGGATAATGATGATCTGCCCGACGCGGATTTCGGCTGGTCGCCCGCCCGGTCGGCCCAGCTGGGCAAGGATTGCCTGGCGGTGCTGGCGGAGATGATCGACGATATCTGA
- a CDS encoding amidase: MTRRTILHGAGGAMALGTVGAPAIAKARPSRERLEAALARIADPAGEGKRTYLTLYSDTARAAADAADARASSPLSPIDGAIVSIKDLFDVAGEPTRAGSLILADASPATVDAPVVARLKQAGAVIVGKTNMVEFAFSGVGANPHYGTPGNPADRARVPGGSTSGGGVAVADAMCEIAIGTDTGGSCRIPAALCGVVGYKPTKARVPTDGAFPLSPTLDSIGPIATSVDACFRTDAILAGETPRRLDLAPLKGLRAGIPQGLPLADLDATVAARFADALARLGKAGVTLSDEVFPQFDAMQALQSPVPIASIEAYAIHRDRIATRAQDFDPIVLARMQAGRDVTPERHRQMLAERTALVRSMDARLAGLDMLVLPTTPIVAPTQAEVANPDIFVARNRLLLRNTGLGNVFDLCAISLPLPRQGGLPVGLMLMARAGQDQRLFAIAAAVEKLLAA; this comes from the coding sequence GTGACGCGACGGACGATCCTGCACGGTGCCGGTGGCGCCATGGCCCTCGGCACCGTCGGCGCGCCGGCCATTGCCAAAGCCCGGCCATCGCGCGAACGGCTGGAGGCAGCGCTGGCGCGCATCGCTGACCCGGCGGGGGAGGGCAAGCGTACCTACCTCACCCTCTATTCTGACACTGCACGGGCGGCGGCGGATGCGGCCGATGCCCGCGCTAGTTCGCCCCTCTCGCCGATCGACGGCGCGATCGTCAGCATCAAGGATCTGTTCGACGTCGCAGGCGAACCGACTCGCGCGGGTTCCCTGATTCTGGCCGATGCCTCACCTGCCACTGTCGATGCGCCGGTCGTCGCCCGGCTGAAGCAGGCCGGCGCGGTGATCGTCGGCAAGACCAACATGGTCGAGTTCGCCTTTTCCGGCGTCGGCGCCAACCCCCATTATGGCACGCCGGGCAATCCGGCCGACCGCGCCCGCGTACCGGGCGGATCGACCAGTGGTGGCGGTGTCGCAGTGGCCGATGCCATGTGCGAGATCGCGATCGGGACCGATACCGGCGGGTCGTGCCGCATCCCGGCGGCGCTGTGCGGCGTCGTCGGCTATAAGCCGACCAAGGCGCGGGTACCGACCGACGGCGCCTTTCCGCTCTCGCCCACGCTCGATTCGATCGGGCCGATCGCGACCAGCGTGGATGCCTGTTTCCGCACCGATGCGATATTGGCGGGCGAGACACCCCGCCGGCTTGACCTCGCGCCGCTCAAGGGGCTGCGCGCCGGCATTCCGCAGGGCCTGCCGCTGGCCGATCTGGACGCGACCGTGGCGGCGCGTTTCGCCGATGCGCTGGCGCGGCTGGGCAAGGCGGGCGTGACGCTCAGCGACGAAGTCTTCCCGCAATTCGATGCGATGCAGGCGCTCCAGTCGCCGGTGCCGATCGCCTCGATCGAGGCCTATGCCATCCATCGCGACCGGATCGCGACCCGTGCGCAGGATTTCGATCCAATCGTGCTGGCGCGGATGCAGGCGGGCCGTGATGTGACGCCCGAACGCCACCGGCAGATGCTGGCGGAACGCACCGCGCTGGTCCGGTCGATGGATGCGCGCCTGGCCGGGCTGGACATGCTGGTCCTGCCGACCACGCCGATCGTTGCGCCGACCCAGGCGGAGGTGGCGAACCCGGACATCTTCGTCGCGCGCAACCGGCTGCTGCTGCGCAACACCGGCCTCGGCAATGTCTTCGACCTATGCGCCATTTCCCTGCCGCTGCCGCGCCAGGGCGGCCTGCCGGTCGGCCTGATGCTTATGGCACGGGCAGGGCAGGACCAGCGCCTGTTCGCGATCGCGGCTGCGGTGGAAAAGCTGCTCGCGGCCTAG
- a CDS encoding dienelactone hydrolase family protein, whose amino-acid sequence MAITRQTIIHDGPDGPFESVAVVDDAATGPVPGILLLPNVLGTKEADFRYAEKVAALGYAVLVADVFGQGKRTTRADPDAGRYMNALNADRALLRDRLQGAHALLKTMPGVDAARTAAIGFCFGGRCVLDLARSGADIAGGVSFHGVYEAPPFPNATITAKLLICHGWDDPYAAQDATLGLAKELTEAGCDWQIHAYGHTGHAFTDESVHMPEKGLAYSADADRRSFRAMVNFLDELFD is encoded by the coding sequence ATGGCCATCACTCGTCAGACGATCATCCATGACGGTCCGGATGGTCCGTTTGAAAGCGTCGCCGTGGTCGACGATGCCGCCACGGGGCCGGTGCCGGGCATTCTGCTGCTGCCCAATGTCCTGGGCACGAAGGAAGCCGACTTCCGCTATGCGGAGAAGGTCGCGGCGCTCGGCTATGCCGTGCTGGTCGCCGACGTCTTTGGCCAGGGCAAGCGCACCACCCGCGCCGATCCCGATGCCGGGCGGTATATGAATGCGCTGAATGCCGACCGTGCGCTGCTACGCGACCGGCTGCAGGGCGCCCATGCGCTGCTCAAGACCATGCCGGGAGTCGATGCCGCCCGCACCGCGGCGATCGGCTTCTGCTTCGGCGGCCGCTGCGTGCTCGACCTCGCCCGCAGCGGCGCGGACATTGCCGGCGGCGTCAGCTTCCACGGCGTCTATGAAGCACCGCCCTTCCCCAATGCGACGATCACCGCAAAGCTGCTGATCTGCCATGGCTGGGACGATCCCTATGCCGCGCAGGATGCCACGCTGGGGCTGGCGAAGGAACTGACCGAGGCGGGCTGCGACTGGCAGATCCACGCCTATGGCCATACCGGCCATGCCTTCACCGACGAGAGCGTCCATATGCCGGAAAAGGGCTTGGCCTACAGCGCCGACGCCGACCGGCGCAGTTTTCGCGCGATGGTGAATTTCCTCGACGAACTATTTGACTAG
- a CDS encoding 50S ribosomal protein L11 methyltransferase, whose translation MNDAVAPAAQSWKVTLPCTRAEAEALDGDIAAFALMDRPPVLMTSEAEPDDENKWQLDAYFEGKPSPAAIKLLKTLVPSAAGTKPLVEALPDEDWVTISQQGLEPVTAGRFHVRNLASDPTQPGHVNFLIEASRAFGTGQHETTAGCLAMLDRMRRVGMRYRNVADIGTGTGLLAFAALTLWPRAYAIASDIDPVAVDITRDNALANGIIPGAGPGRLALCTAAGVDHVALVGRAPYDLLIANILAGPLIELAPSLCALVEDGGTIVLAGLLNEQADAVIAAYRAQGMRLAERSDRGDWPTLRLRKRPQIGWKRPRRIDSAARGEAPGFGSI comes from the coding sequence ATGAACGATGCCGTCGCGCCAGCCGCCCAGAGCTGGAAAGTCACCCTGCCCTGCACCCGCGCCGAAGCGGAGGCGCTGGACGGGGATATCGCGGCCTTTGCCCTGATGGATCGCCCCCCGGTGCTGATGACCAGCGAGGCCGAACCGGACGATGAGAATAAGTGGCAGCTGGATGCCTATTTCGAGGGCAAGCCCAGCCCCGCTGCGATCAAGCTGCTCAAGACGCTGGTGCCAAGCGCAGCGGGCACGAAGCCGCTGGTCGAAGCGCTGCCCGACGAGGATTGGGTGACGATCAGCCAGCAGGGGCTAGAGCCGGTCACCGCCGGCCGCTTCCATGTCCGCAACCTGGCGTCCGACCCGACACAGCCGGGCCATGTCAATTTCCTGATCGAGGCGAGTCGCGCCTTCGGCACCGGCCAGCATGAAACGACGGCCGGCTGCCTGGCCATGCTCGACCGGATGCGCCGGGTCGGCATGCGCTATCGCAATGTCGCCGACATCGGCACCGGCACCGGTCTGCTCGCCTTTGCCGCGCTGACGCTGTGGCCGCGCGCCTATGCGATCGCATCGGACATCGATCCAGTCGCGGTCGACATCACGCGCGACAACGCGCTGGCGAACGGCATCATCCCGGGCGCAGGCCCCGGCCGGCTGGCGCTGTGCACCGCCGCCGGCGTCGACCATGTCGCGCTGGTCGGTCGGGCGCCTTATGATCTGCTGATCGCCAACATATTGGCCGGTCCGCTGATCGAACTGGCTCCCTCGCTCTGCGCGCTGGTGGAAGATGGCGGGACGATCGTGCTCGCCGGCCTGCTCAACGAACAGGCCGATGCGGTGATTGCAGCCTATCGTGCGCAGGGCATGCGCCTGGCCGAACGCAGCGATCGGGGCGACTGGCCGACCTTGCGCCTGCGCAAGCGCCCGCAGATCGGCTGGAAGCGGCCGCGCCGCATCGACAGTGCCGCACGCGGCGAGGCGCCCGGCTTCGGCAGCATCTGA